One region of Rufibacter sp. LB8 genomic DNA includes:
- a CDS encoding heavy-metal-associated domain-containing protein — MKTLELKTNIMCGSCIAKATPSLNEAIGEGSWRVDTQSPKKILSVTSDKLSEEEVIKAVEKSGYKAEKLS, encoded by the coding sequence ATGAAGACGCTAGAGTTAAAAACAAATATCATGTGCGGTTCATGTATTGCCAAAGCGACGCCTTCTCTCAATGAGGCGATCGGCGAGGGCAGTTGGCGAGTAGATACCCAAAGTCCGAAGAAAATCCTTTCTGTGACCAGCGATAAACTGAGTGAGGAAGAAGTGATCAAGGCCGTAGAAAAATCAGGTTACAAGGCTGAAAAGCTTTCCTAA
- a CDS encoding recombinase family protein, producing the protein MEYQKYIAYYRVSTVKQGRSGLGLEAQRAAVISFTKNPDGIIREFTEHESGKNDDRPLLEQAILAAKKQNATLIIAKLDRLSREGAFLFQLKKRVEKNNINWLCLDIPEMNTLNIGIWGTMAQHEREQISKRTKAALQALKARGRKLGNLDNLTDTGRELGVEAIKKKAADNDNNRRAAELIRLYKEQKLTWLAIAGKLNQSGFKASRGGEFQAVQAQRIFNRYCTEDLKEPSSFSNMSG; encoded by the coding sequence ATGGAGTATCAGAAGTACATCGCCTACTACCGGGTATCAACCGTCAAGCAGGGCAGGAGCGGCCTGGGTCTGGAGGCCCAGCGCGCCGCCGTCATCTCCTTCACCAAAAACCCGGACGGTATCATTCGGGAGTTCACCGAGCATGAGTCGGGCAAGAACGACGACCGCCCGCTTCTGGAGCAAGCGATACTGGCGGCGAAAAAGCAAAATGCCACTTTGATCATCGCCAAGCTGGACCGGCTGAGCAGGGAGGGGGCCTTCCTTTTCCAGCTTAAGAAAAGGGTGGAGAAGAACAACATCAACTGGCTGTGCCTGGACATCCCTGAGATGAATACGCTCAACATCGGTATATGGGGAACCATGGCCCAGCACGAGCGGGAGCAGATAAGCAAGCGCACCAAGGCGGCGCTCCAAGCGCTGAAAGCGCGGGGCCGGAAATTGGGCAACCTGGATAACCTGACCGATACCGGCCGGGAACTTGGGGTGGAGGCCATCAAGAAAAAAGCCGCGGACAATGATAATAATCGAAGAGCGGCCGAGCTGATCCGTCTTTATAAGGAGCAAAAGCTGACCTGGCTGGCCATTGCCGGGAAACTGAACCAATCCGGTTTCAAGGCAAGCAGAGGAGGGGAGTTTCAGGCTGTTCAGGCACAGAGGATCTTTAATCGATATTGTACGGAAGACTTAAAAGAGCCTTCCTCTTTTTCTAACATGTCTGGATAA
- a CDS encoding TolC family protein — translation MMSNIKVYLSALLLLLGASAKAQTPVLPLDTVLNRISQNNGMLKEIEFRAKAQNAMAKGARSQMAPMVGAGVFMYPYPGQMKMEEDDAMYMTAVEQDITNPAKLKAREKYQLSRAAIEEAGRDMTFNQLRAQAKTAYYQWVVLEKKKAVLAESQRIMQFMLKLGKVRYPYNQSSLGSIYKAEGRIGEVENMLTMTNSEIEMKNIQLNMLMNLPPENRFRVDTTVSAPELTVLPDTASLSAARSDVRQIDRTIESMQLNLRLEKIQRKPDFGIRFENMMPRDRMMPQSFTLMGMVSIPIAPWSSKMYKANATAMNLEIQGMQKGREALLNEAQNMVASMALELQAKKTQVQNYEKKIIPALRRNYETTLLSYEQNTGQLPLVIDAWEALNMAQIEYLNNLEQLYLIGVNYEKELEK, via the coding sequence ATGATGTCAAACATTAAAGTATACCTGAGTGCCCTGCTGCTGTTGCTGGGAGCTTCTGCCAAGGCCCAAACACCGGTTCTTCCACTGGATACAGTCCTTAATCGCATCTCCCAGAACAACGGCATGCTCAAGGAGATTGAGTTCCGGGCGAAGGCGCAAAATGCCATGGCAAAGGGAGCCAGAAGCCAGATGGCACCCATGGTGGGCGCCGGGGTCTTTATGTACCCGTACCCGGGCCAGATGAAAATGGAGGAGGATGACGCCATGTACATGACGGCCGTGGAGCAGGACATCACCAACCCAGCCAAACTGAAAGCCCGGGAGAAATACCAGCTCTCCAGGGCGGCCATTGAGGAGGCAGGCCGTGACATGACCTTCAACCAACTCAGGGCGCAGGCCAAAACCGCCTATTACCAGTGGGTGGTGCTGGAGAAGAAGAAGGCCGTGCTGGCCGAGAGCCAGCGCATCATGCAGTTCATGCTCAAGCTGGGCAAGGTGCGCTACCCCTACAACCAGAGCTCCCTGGGCAGTATCTACAAAGCCGAGGGACGGATAGGGGAGGTGGAGAACATGCTCACCATGACCAACAGTGAGATTGAGATGAAGAACATCCAATTGAACATGCTGATGAACCTGCCTCCGGAAAACAGATTCAGGGTAGATACCACCGTGAGCGCACCTGAACTTACCGTGCTACCTGACACCGCCTCTCTGAGCGCCGCCCGCAGTGACGTGCGCCAAATAGACCGTACCATAGAGTCTATGCAGTTGAACCTGCGACTGGAGAAAATCCAGCGCAAGCCAGATTTCGGGATACGTTTTGAGAACATGATGCCGCGTGACAGGATGATGCCCCAGTCGTTCACCCTCATGGGCATGGTCTCTATTCCCATTGCGCCCTGGTCCTCCAAAATGTACAAGGCCAATGCCACTGCCATGAACCTGGAAATACAGGGTATGCAGAAGGGCCGGGAGGCCCTGTTGAACGAGGCCCAAAACATGGTGGCCAGCATGGCCCTGGAACTACAGGCAAAGAAGACCCAGGTCCAGAATTATGAGAAGAAAATCATTCCGGCCCTGCGGCGCAACTACGAAACCACGCTCCTGAGCTATGAGCAGAACACGGGCCAGTTGCCGCTGGTGATTGACGCCTGGGAAGCCCTGAACATGGCCCAGATTGAATATCTCAATAACCTTGAGCAACTCTACCTAATAGGTGTGAATTATGAAAAAGAACTGGAAAAATAG
- a CDS encoding efflux RND transporter periplasmic adaptor subunit encodes MRHIKNLFTVLLATLFLMACAKTDEHAHAGEDASYTCPMHPQIVEGEPGSCPICGMDLVLVQKQKKEPETASAFTCPMHPQIVEDKAGSCPICGMDLVPVKKQSNKGEEVSIMLSENQIQLGNITTQTIRQGQVGSSTVLTGRLVVDQTQADLISSRAAGRIERLYVKETGQSIRKGQPLYDLYSETLLTLEQEYLLALDQVKAFPGERQFASILDAAKRKLLLTGLTNAQVNRVARTRKLDARITFVSPSSGTVTEIASAEGIYVAEGSPLYRITRFSSIWVEAELYAQEADQMKVGTPVEVSVPGNAAPIKTRISFINPEFRQNSQVVVARASIPNPQGRLIPGTQATMTLGAPVKQAMTLPLDAVIRDSKGAHVWVKIGENTFSPRRVELGEESSNRVAIASGLQPRDTVVVTGAYLLYSEYVLKQGADPMAGHNHQSNQ; translated from the coding sequence ATGAGACATATAAAGAACCTATTCACCGTTTTACTGGCAACGCTCTTTCTGATGGCCTGCGCCAAGACCGACGAGCATGCCCACGCTGGGGAGGACGCCAGCTACACCTGCCCCATGCACCCCCAAATTGTGGAAGGCGAGCCTGGTTCTTGCCCTATTTGTGGCATGGACCTGGTTTTGGTCCAGAAACAGAAAAAGGAGCCAGAAACGGCCAGTGCCTTTACCTGCCCCATGCACCCACAGATAGTGGAGGACAAAGCCGGCTCATGCCCCATCTGCGGGATGGACCTGGTACCCGTGAAAAAACAAAGCAACAAAGGCGAGGAAGTCAGTATCATGCTGAGCGAAAACCAGATCCAACTGGGCAACATCACCACGCAAACCATCCGGCAGGGACAGGTGGGAAGCAGCACGGTGCTTACGGGCAGGCTGGTGGTGGATCAGACGCAGGCCGACCTTATTAGCAGTCGGGCCGCTGGCCGCATAGAGAGACTGTATGTAAAGGAAACGGGACAATCCATCCGTAAGGGGCAACCCCTCTATGACTTATACAGTGAGACCCTTCTCACATTGGAACAGGAATACCTGCTGGCCTTGGACCAGGTGAAGGCGTTCCCCGGCGAGAGGCAGTTTGCCTCTATTCTGGACGCCGCCAAAAGAAAGCTCCTCTTGACCGGGCTCACCAATGCTCAGGTCAACCGGGTCGCCCGCACCCGGAAGTTGGACGCGCGTATCACATTTGTCTCCCCGTCCTCTGGCACGGTAACAGAGATAGCTTCCGCCGAAGGTATTTATGTGGCTGAGGGAAGCCCGCTTTACCGGATCACCCGCTTCAGCTCCATCTGGGTAGAGGCGGAACTTTATGCGCAGGAGGCAGACCAGATGAAGGTGGGAACGCCTGTTGAAGTCTCTGTTCCCGGAAATGCGGCACCTATCAAAACCAGGATCTCCTTCATCAACCCAGAGTTCAGGCAAAACAGTCAGGTGGTGGTTGCACGGGCCTCCATCCCCAATCCGCAGGGGCGGTTGATTCCAGGTACGCAGGCCACCATGACCCTCGGGGCTCCCGTGAAGCAGGCTATGACCCTGCCTTTGGATGCCGTGATCCGGGATTCCAAAGGTGCGCACGTTTGGGTGAAGATCGGGGAAAATACATTTAGCCCCAGAAGGGTGGAGCTTGGGGAGGAAAGTTCAAACCGGGTAGCCATTGCCAGTGGGCTACAACCAAGAGACACCGTGGTAGTGACGGGCGCCTATCTGCTGTACAGCGAATATGTACTAAAGCAAGGGGCAGACCCGATGGCTGGACACAACCATCAATCTAATCAATAA
- a CDS encoding PepSY domain-containing protein translates to MAKGKHYYIRKLHRYLGLILGVQFLFWTLGGLYFSWNNIDEVHGDQLRKEKRFLPANLNLVSPQVALQELKKTATVDSIKAIQLIEILGVPTYQMSYFTKTEDVKKGLGLSGAHGGGHAGGGSKTRLANAETGQLRSALGKDEAVQLAQYNVVEPALVGKVEYLTEVGSHHEYREKPLPAWAITFKQPSCTVYISAEYGTFQAIRHNQWRVFDFLWMLHTMDFQGRDNFGNLLLKVFSVLGLVTVLSGFALYFVSSPTFRKKRRTGS, encoded by the coding sequence ATGGCTAAGGGTAAACACTATTACATACGCAAACTCCACCGGTATTTGGGGCTTATACTGGGTGTCCAGTTTCTGTTCTGGACCTTGGGGGGGCTGTATTTCAGTTGGAACAATATAGATGAAGTGCATGGAGACCAACTAAGGAAAGAAAAACGTTTCCTGCCAGCCAACCTGAACCTGGTTTCGCCGCAAGTGGCTTTACAAGAGCTGAAGAAGACAGCCACAGTAGATTCCATCAAAGCAATTCAACTGATAGAGATTTTAGGTGTTCCTACCTATCAGATGAGTTATTTCACCAAAACAGAGGATGTCAAAAAAGGCTTAGGATTATCTGGTGCACATGGGGGAGGACATGCTGGGGGCGGAAGCAAGACTCGACTGGCCAACGCAGAGACCGGGCAACTAAGATCCGCGCTGGGCAAAGACGAGGCTGTGCAACTTGCCCAATACAATGTGGTGGAGCCTGCCCTGGTCGGAAAGGTTGAATACTTGACTGAGGTGGGGTCTCACCATGAGTACCGTGAGAAGCCTTTGCCTGCTTGGGCCATTACGTTTAAGCAACCTAGCTGCACCGTTTACATCTCCGCAGAATACGGCACCTTTCAGGCCATCAGGCATAACCAGTGGCGGGTGTTTGACTTCCTGTGGATGTTGCACACCATGGACTTCCAGGGCAGGGATAATTTTGGGAATCTCCTTCTGAAAGTCTTCTCAGTGCTGGGTCTGGTCACGGTCCTCTCTGGTTTTGCACTCTATTTTGTGTCTTCTCCAACCTTCCGAAAGAAAAGGAGAACAGGTAGCTGA
- a CDS encoding YncE family protein, with translation MLYRTFKLPLITSFLMVFTACNLHTEDDMGDMEEDMDGMELNINYPAAFVVNGESNDVDVINLNDLTHKDHISLNGATFPHHINMSPDRTKLAVAITSTDLSAGHDGGGMDGMSGLKVIVLNSYTGKIEKEIVLPKMPHNAAFNADGSELWVSQEDEMRSQVLVYNTGNWALKNTILVGKGLSEVTFSTDGSKVFAANTADATVSIISPATKMVMGTVPVGKDPVGAWPAANGHVYVDNETDQTVTEINVATGAVTETINLGFKPGYVAYHPDQQELWVSDATNGKVVYYKKANGLWARQGAITTGADAHAIAFSPDGTIAYVTNQGAGTVSVINVSEHSVRTAISVGKKPNGIVLRP, from the coding sequence ATGCTGTACAGAACATTTAAATTGCCACTTATCACTTCTTTCTTAATGGTGTTCACCGCCTGTAACCTTCATACAGAGGATGATATGGGAGACATGGAGGAAGATATGGACGGGATGGAATTGAACATCAACTACCCGGCCGCCTTCGTGGTGAACGGGGAGTCCAATGATGTGGATGTCATTAATTTGAATGACCTAACCCACAAAGACCATATCAGCCTTAACGGAGCCACTTTTCCGCACCACATCAACATGAGCCCGGACAGAACCAAGCTGGCCGTGGCCATTACCAGCACTGACCTGAGCGCCGGGCATGACGGCGGAGGCATGGACGGGATGAGCGGCCTGAAGGTCATTGTGCTCAACAGCTACACCGGCAAGATTGAGAAGGAGATTGTGCTCCCTAAGATGCCGCATAACGCCGCCTTTAACGCAGACGGTTCTGAGCTGTGGGTCTCACAGGAGGATGAGATGAGGAGCCAAGTACTGGTATATAACACTGGGAATTGGGCGTTGAAGAACACCATCTTGGTGGGGAAGGGATTGTCTGAGGTTACGTTCTCAACTGACGGCTCAAAAGTGTTTGCTGCCAATACGGCTGACGCCACCGTCTCCATCATCAGCCCAGCCACTAAGATGGTGATGGGTACAGTGCCGGTGGGCAAGGATCCGGTTGGAGCTTGGCCAGCTGCCAATGGACATGTGTACGTGGACAATGAGACAGACCAGACCGTCACCGAGATAAATGTAGCGACCGGAGCGGTCACCGAGACAATTAACCTAGGCTTTAAACCGGGATACGTGGCCTACCATCCTGACCAGCAAGAGCTATGGGTGAGTGATGCCACCAATGGTAAGGTGGTCTACTACAAGAAGGCAAACGGCCTTTGGGCCAGGCAAGGAGCCATCACCACGGGCGCAGATGCCCACGCCATAGCCTTTTCCCCAGATGGCACAATAGCCTATGTCACAAACCAGGGGGCCGGCACAGTTTCCGTTATCAATGTTTCTGAACATAGTGTACGCACCGCCATTTCGGTTGGGAAAAAACCGAACGGAATAGTTCTCCGACCATAG
- a CDS encoding efflux RND transporter permease subunit translates to MDNKKRLSIIEKASKQVGPSVFWSTIIIITSFLPVFLLTGQEGRLFSPLAWTKTFILIVDAFVAITVTPVLLSLLLKGKFKPESANPVNRALERVYSPILRWCLKWRKTTIGVNILALAVSIPMLLSLGSEFMPPLDESSILFMPVTLPDISNAEAKRILQVQDKIIKSTPEVEQVLGKAGRASTATDNSPISMIETIILLKPQSEWREGMTKAKIIAELDQKLQIPGVINGWTQPIINRINMLATGIRTDVGVKVYGQSLDSIAAVSEKVRNALQQVEGVKDLYIEPVTGGRYLEIQTRREDLGRYGLSVNDVNSVVESALGGASIGNTIEGRRRFSINVRLAQEYRNSLDRIRRIPIQSSTNGTVPLSAVADVKFVDGPPMIASENAQLRGAVLFNVRDRDLGSTVQEAIKTINQEVTGIPNGYHLEWSGQWENQIRANKTLKIIIPLVVLIIFLILYFSFGSFKEALLNLVTIPFALVGGVFIVYFYGINLSVAVAVGFIALFGMAVETGMLMVVYLNEAMNELVAKKGNSSETITKQDIREYVFQGAAKRLRPKIMTVSVSLFGLIPILWATGVGTDVMLPIVLPLIGGVFTSSIHILLVTPVVFEMTKEYELRKHGKLDIYDVKH, encoded by the coding sequence ATGGATAATAAGAAACGACTGTCCATCATAGAGAAAGCCTCCAAGCAGGTAGGCCCCAGTGTGTTTTGGAGCACCATCATCATTATTACCTCCTTCTTGCCGGTGTTCCTTTTGACCGGGCAAGAGGGACGCCTTTTCAGCCCATTGGCCTGGACCAAGACATTTATCCTCATTGTAGATGCCTTTGTGGCCATCACAGTGACTCCTGTGCTGCTGTCACTCCTACTCAAAGGCAAGTTCAAGCCCGAGAGCGCCAACCCCGTTAACCGCGCCTTGGAACGGGTGTACTCGCCTATTCTGCGCTGGTGCCTTAAATGGCGCAAAACCACCATTGGAGTAAATATTCTGGCTTTGGCGGTGAGTATTCCTATGCTTTTGAGCCTGGGGTCTGAGTTCATGCCGCCCTTGGATGAGAGCTCCATCCTGTTCATGCCCGTAACCCTGCCAGACATCTCCAACGCCGAGGCCAAGCGTATTCTGCAGGTGCAGGACAAGATTATAAAATCAACGCCGGAGGTAGAACAAGTGTTGGGCAAGGCCGGGCGGGCCAGCACGGCCACGGACAACTCGCCCATCAGCATGATTGAGACCATCATCCTGCTGAAGCCTCAGTCAGAATGGCGCGAGGGGATGACCAAGGCCAAAATAATCGCGGAACTGGACCAGAAACTGCAGATCCCTGGCGTGATCAACGGCTGGACCCAGCCCATCATCAACCGCATCAACATGCTGGCCACGGGCATCAGGACAGACGTGGGCGTGAAGGTGTATGGCCAGAGCCTGGATTCTATTGCGGCGGTTTCTGAGAAAGTTCGCAATGCATTGCAACAGGTGGAAGGCGTGAAAGACCTGTACATTGAGCCGGTGACCGGTGGACGTTACCTGGAGATCCAGACCCGCCGGGAGGATCTGGGGCGCTACGGTCTTTCCGTCAATGATGTGAACAGCGTGGTGGAGTCTGCCCTCGGTGGGGCCAGCATCGGCAATACCATTGAAGGAAGGCGACGTTTCTCCATCAATGTGCGTCTGGCGCAGGAGTACCGCAATAGTTTGGATCGCATCCGCCGCATCCCCATTCAATCCAGTACCAACGGAACGGTGCCGCTTTCAGCGGTGGCTGATGTGAAATTTGTGGACGGACCGCCTATGATTGCCTCAGAGAACGCCCAACTGCGGGGCGCGGTGCTATTCAATGTGCGTGACCGCGATCTGGGCAGCACGGTGCAGGAGGCCATCAAAACCATTAACCAGGAGGTGACCGGAATCCCCAATGGCTATCATTTGGAGTGGAGCGGACAGTGGGAAAACCAGATCAGGGCCAACAAGACCCTAAAGATTATCATCCCGCTGGTGGTTCTCATCATCTTCCTTATCCTTTATTTTTCTTTTGGGTCTTTCAAAGAGGCGCTGCTCAACCTGGTCACCATCCCATTCGCTCTGGTGGGTGGGGTGTTCATTGTGTATTTCTACGGCATCAATCTGTCCGTGGCGGTGGCGGTGGGCTTCATTGCCCTGTTTGGGATGGCGGTAGAGACGGGTATGCTTATGGTGGTGTACCTGAATGAGGCCATGAACGAACTTGTGGCTAAAAAGGGTAACTCCAGTGAGACCATCACCAAGCAGGATATAAGAGAGTATGTGTTCCAGGGGGCGGCCAAGCGCCTACGACCCAAGATCATGACGGTTTCTGTGTCCCTTTTCGGCCTGATTCCCATTCTGTGGGCCACCGGGGTGGGTACTGACGTGATGTTACCAATTGTGCTTCCTCTTATAGGTGGTGTTTTCACCTCCTCCATTCATATCCTGCTGGTGACTCCTGTGGTGTTTGAAATGACCAAGGAATATGAACTCAGGAAACACGGCAAATTAGATATTTATGATGTCAAACATTAA
- a CDS encoding heavy metal-binding domain-containing protein — translation MKTLKVTIALAFFGVTLFSSCDSSGTEQKTAEGTTSEAQVAGVTYTCPMHPEVVSDVKGKCPKCGMFLEEVKPGEKLDSAAAAQQHHEGEEQH, via the coding sequence ATGAAAACTCTGAAAGTAACCATTGCATTGGCCTTCTTCGGCGTGACTTTATTCTCATCATGCGACAGCTCTGGAACTGAGCAGAAAACAGCCGAGGGGACAACCTCAGAGGCACAGGTGGCGGGCGTTACCTACACATGCCCCATGCACCCGGAAGTGGTGAGCGATGTGAAGGGCAAGTGCCCTAAGTGCGGCATGTTCCTAGAGGAGGTGAAGCCAGGCGAAAAGCTGGATTCTGCCGCCGCTGCCCAACAGCACCATGAGGGCGAAGAGCAACACTAA
- a CDS encoding efflux RND transporter periplasmic adaptor subunit produces the protein MKKNWKNRLIGFLILLLPFSLTACNDQAEKGDEAHAMEYTCPMHPQIVQDKPGSCPICGMDLVAKQPANAPGVAVSTDLDYLLQPSNQAVVSAVQTTHPMQKPLEQEITMSGVVTYDTRRQYIIPARFAGRIEKLYVQFNYQAVRKGQKLYDIYSPELVTAQKELLYLLKNDPGNSALIAGARQKLRLLGATEGQINQLARTGRESYTFSVFSPYSGYVLDPSVTATPTVAPAAASATGGSDDGMGGMGGSSGGASGTITTPASAPQGFAIREGMYVTTGQALLKVIDASQVWAQFNVASNVAGQLKKGTPITISFNQVEGKTLQSSVHLVEPVYEEGENFAQIRALLPAKGNPILIGQVITGKVTYSTGSALWVPKDAVLDLGGQSVAFLKMDGVFKPIGVRVGQRSGGQVEIVSGLKASDVIAANAQFLVDSESFIRVPDTSR, from the coding sequence ATGAAAAAGAACTGGAAAAATAGGCTGATTGGGTTTCTGATTCTGCTGTTACCCTTCTCCTTAACCGCTTGTAATGACCAGGCTGAAAAGGGAGATGAGGCGCATGCGATGGAATACACCTGCCCCATGCACCCCCAGATTGTACAGGACAAACCCGGATCCTGCCCCATCTGCGGCATGGACCTGGTGGCCAAGCAACCCGCCAATGCACCGGGAGTGGCCGTATCCACAGATTTAGATTATTTGTTACAGCCCTCCAACCAGGCCGTGGTTTCCGCTGTGCAAACCACGCACCCGATGCAGAAGCCGCTGGAGCAGGAAATCACAATGTCTGGGGTGGTGACCTATGACACCCGTCGGCAGTACATCATCCCAGCCCGGTTCGCAGGGCGGATAGAGAAGCTGTACGTGCAGTTCAACTACCAAGCGGTGCGCAAAGGCCAGAAGCTGTATGACATCTACAGCCCCGAACTGGTCACCGCCCAGAAAGAGCTTCTCTATCTGCTCAAAAACGACCCGGGCAACTCGGCGCTCATTGCCGGCGCGCGCCAAAAATTACGTCTTCTGGGTGCCACAGAGGGACAGATAAATCAGCTTGCACGCACGGGGAGAGAGTCCTATACCTTCTCAGTCTTTAGCCCTTACTCGGGGTATGTGCTGGATCCGTCGGTGACGGCAACCCCAACAGTAGCGCCAGCCGCCGCCTCTGCCACAGGCGGTAGCGATGACGGTATGGGCGGCATGGGCGGTTCTAGCGGCGGTGCTTCAGGCACTATAACCACACCCGCCTCGGCCCCCCAAGGATTCGCCATCCGGGAAGGCATGTATGTGACCACGGGGCAGGCACTGCTAAAAGTAATTGACGCCTCCCAGGTTTGGGCGCAGTTCAACGTGGCCAGCAATGTGGCGGGCCAATTAAAGAAGGGGACTCCCATCACTATTTCCTTTAACCAGGTGGAGGGTAAAACCCTGCAGTCCTCGGTGCATTTGGTGGAGCCTGTGTATGAGGAGGGGGAGAACTTCGCACAGATAAGGGCCTTGCTTCCGGCAAAGGGGAATCCAATTCTAATCGGCCAGGTCATCACCGGGAAAGTAACCTATAGCACTGGCTCCGCCCTTTGGGTTCCCAAAGATGCTGTGTTGGACCTTGGGGGCCAGTCGGTAGCATTCCTGAAAATGGACGGAGTGTTCAAACCCATTGGTGTGCGCGTGGGGCAGCGGTCAGGCGGTCAGGTAGAGATTGTGTCAGGGCTGAAAGCCAGTGACGTGATAGCGGCCAACGCGCAGTTCCTGGTGGACAGTGAGAGTTTTATTAGGGTACCAGACACAAGCAGATGA
- a CDS encoding efflux RND transporter permease subunit: MIGKLISFSLRNRMIVLLIAAGMFGWGVYSVTTSKVDAIPDLSENQVIVFTEWMGRSPQIIEDQVTYPLVTNLQGMPQVKYVRGVSMFGMSFIYIIFDDKTDIYWARERVLERLNYANRLLPEGAIPTLGPDGTGVGHILWYTLDASGMDLGEQRAVQDWYVKFALQNVPGVSEIASFGGFQKQYQITIDPNKLTYYNLSVPQVMAAVRANNNESGGRKFEMSDIGYIIKTTGYLQSMEEIESIPITTQNTIPVSVRDVATVQMTGESRLGIFDLNGEGEAVGGIVVMRYGENAEEVIRNVKAKMEEVSAGLPKGVKFNIVYDRSGLINESVDSIKTTLIEEMLVASAIVFLFLFHWRSALIIIIQLPLSIAIGFILLNAFDITSNIMSLTGIALSIGVIVDDAIVMVENAYRHLADAQIEEENHG, from the coding sequence ATGATTGGCAAATTAATTTCCTTTTCCCTCCGCAACCGGATGATTGTCCTGCTTATTGCGGCAGGCATGTTTGGTTGGGGAGTCTATTCAGTCACCACCAGTAAGGTAGACGCCATCCCTGACCTCTCAGAGAACCAGGTGATTGTGTTCACAGAGTGGATGGGCCGCAGCCCGCAGATCATAGAGGACCAGGTGACTTACCCGCTGGTGACCAACCTGCAGGGCATGCCGCAGGTCAAGTATGTGCGGGGCGTCTCCATGTTCGGGATGAGCTTCATCTACATCATCTTTGATGATAAAACAGATATCTACTGGGCGCGGGAACGGGTGCTGGAGCGCCTCAACTACGCCAACCGCCTTTTGCCGGAGGGGGCAATTCCTACTTTAGGGCCAGACGGTACCGGTGTGGGGCACATTCTCTGGTACACCCTGGACGCCTCAGGTATGGACCTTGGCGAGCAGCGCGCGGTGCAGGACTGGTATGTGAAGTTCGCGCTGCAGAACGTGCCGGGTGTGAGTGAGATCGCCTCCTTCGGTGGTTTTCAGAAGCAGTACCAAATCACCATTGACCCCAATAAACTCACCTATTACAACCTATCCGTGCCGCAGGTGATGGCCGCCGTGCGGGCCAATAACAATGAGAGCGGTGGCCGCAAGTTTGAGATGAGCGACATCGGCTACATCATCAAGACAACGGGCTATCTGCAGTCCATGGAGGAGATAGAGAGCATTCCCATCACCACCCAAAATACCATACCCGTGAGTGTGCGTGACGTGGCCACCGTGCAGATGACGGGGGAAAGCCGCCTGGGCATTTTTGACCTGAACGGCGAGGGTGAGGCCGTGGGCGGTATTGTGGTGATGCGCTACGGTGAGAATGCCGAGGAGGTGATCAGGAACGTGAAAGCCAAGATGGAAGAGGTCTCAGCGGGTCTGCCGAAGGGGGTCAAGTTCAACATCGTCTATGACCGCAGCGGGCTCATCAATGAATCTGTGGATTCTATCAAAACTACATTGATAGAAGAGATGCTGGTGGCCTCTGCCATTGTGTTCTTGTTCCTATTCCATTGGCGCAGTGCCTTGATCATCATCATTCAACTGCCGCTTTCCATTGCCATCGGCTTTATTCTGTTGAATGCCTTTGACATCACCTCCAACATTATGTCCCTGACTGGGATCGCCCTGTCTATCGGGGTGATTGTAGACGATGCCATTGTGATGGTAGAAAACGCATATCGGCACCTAGCCGATGCCCAAATAGAAGAAGAGAACCATGGATAA
- a CDS encoding AraC family transcriptional regulator gives MSQIAFNLGCSNIQNLSNQFKKIAGITPSQFKLLGLPLLRPIDSLT, from the coding sequence CTGAGCCAAATCGCTTTTAACCTGGGGTGTAGCAACATCCAGAACCTCTCCAACCAGTTCAAGAAGATTGCCGGCATTACCCCATCCCAGTTCAAGCTACTCGGCTTGCCTCTCCTCAGACCCATAGACAGCCTCACATAA